The Streptomyces sp. V3I7 genome segment CTGGCCGCCGTGGTCGTGAAGGGCGCGCTCACGCCCTTGATGGCGATGCTCGGCGATCGCTACGGCCGACGGCCGCTGTGCCTGACCGGGTGCACGAGGTGTGCCCTGTGGATGTTCCCGATGGTCGCGCTGCTGTCGACCGGCGCCCCGCTGCTGATGTCTCTCGGCACCCTCGGGGCGCTGATCGGGATTCATCACGATGTTCGCGGTGATCGCCGCATATCTGCCGGAGCTGTACGAGCCACGGGTGCGCTGCACCGGCGCCGCAGTGAGCTAACCTCGGCGGCGTCCTCGGGGGTGTGCTCACCCCCGTCGCGGCGACCGGGCTCGCGGAGCACGGCGGGCGCGTTCCGTGGGGCGTGGCGCCTATCTGACTGCGGTCGCACTGCTGCTGAGCCTCGGCTGCTTCGCGCCCCTGCCGGAGACGCGCCCCGTGCCCGTGATGGCGGGGGCCGAACCGGCCGCGGGGTGAGGCAGCGAAGGCTGGATCGGGGACGTCTCCGACTACGGGTTGATCGCCAGCTCCAGGTACGCCGCGAACAGCACCAGGTGTACGCCGCCCTGGAGCAGTGTGGCGCGTCCCGGTGCCACCGTCAGGGAGCTCACCACCACCGTCAGAGCGAGCAGCAGCATGTGCGTGGAGCCGAGGCCGAGGACGAGCGGTCCGGGCAGCCACAAGGTGGCGAGGGCGACGGCGGGGATGGTGAGTCCGATGCTGGCCATCGCGGAGCCGAGGGCGAGGTTGAGGCTGGTCTGCACGTGGTCGCGGCGGGCCGAGCGCAGGGCCGCGATCGTCTCGGGCAGCAGCACCAGCAGCGCGATGATCACACCGACGACGGCATGGTGCAGACCGGCGGCCTGCACGCCGGCCTCGATGGCCGGCGACACGCCCTTGGCCAGACCGACCACGCCGACCAGGGCGAGCCCCAGCAGGCCGAGGCTGATCCAGGCGGTACGCGCGGACGGCTTCGCCGCATGGTCGTCCGCCGTGATCACCTCGCCGCGTCGGGTGACCGGCAGGAAGTAGTCGCGGTGCCGCACGGTCTGAGTGGTCACGAACAGGCCGTACAGGATCAGCGACGTCACCGCGGCGAAGGTCAGCTGCACGCCGGAGAACTCCGGACCCGGCGCGCTGGTGGTGAACGTCGGCAGCACGAGGCTGAGCGTGGAGAGGGTCGCCACGGTCGCCAGCGCGGCGCCGGTTCCCTCGGGGTTGAAGACGGCGGTGCCGTGGCGGAGGGAGGCCACGAGCAGACTCAGGCCGACGACACCGTTGCAGGTGATCATCACGGCCGCGAAGACCGTGTCCCTGGCCAACGTCGCACTCTTGGGCCCTCCGTCGGCCATGAGGGTGACGATCAGGGCGACCTCGATGATCGTCACGGCGATGGCGAGGACCAGGGAACCGTAGGGTTCGCCGACACGATGGGCGACCACCTCGGCGTGATGCACTGCGGCCAGTACCGACCCGGCGAGCACCGCCGTCACCAGCGCGACGAGCGGGCTGGGAAGATCACGTCCCCAGGTGAGGCCGAGAAGGACGACCGCAAGCAGCGGCACGATGACGGTCCACTGCACGGCGAGCGACCTGAGCCGAGTACTCATGCATCAGTGATGGCCGAGACGTACGGGGTTCGCATGCCGGTCCTCCCTCGCGCGGGGGCCGCGCCGGCACAGCGCGGCCCCTCCCCAGTAATGGTTCGGGATATCGGGCCCGTCACTTGGCCTCGTTCATCTCCAGAACGTCGCACTCCGTGAAGGACGGCGGGCTCGTACACAGGGCCGCCATCTTCTCGGCGAACTGCCTCGCCTCGGGGTCCTGGCTGCTGCGCACGGCCTCGTCGTATGAGTCGAACATGAGCAGTTCGAGATAGCGGCCCGGGTGGTTTCTGTCCTTGAGGACGGCCTGGCGCGCAGGGCCGTGCCCATTGCCGCCGAAGCGCTTCTCGATGTTCCTGGCAAGAGCTCGCATCTCATCGATGCGGTCGGTCTCGAACTCGATGATCTGCACGAACTTCTTCGATGTGTCCACGGTTCTCTCCACCTGGCCGTGGCGCCCCAGGACGGGAACGCTCAGCACCCACCGAAGCACCGTGTGTGACGGTCGGCAATTCGTCACATGGTCAGGAGGCGTCGACGCTGTCCTTCTGGGTGCCGCCGCTCCGTGCGTGTACGGCTTCGGCCGCCGCCTGCCTCCTGGACGCCACCAGACTGGTGATCGTGGTGACGATCAGTACGGCGCAGATCACGCCGAGCGAGACCGGGATGCTGATCTCCGGGACGTGGACCCCAGACTCGTGGAGCGCGTGGAGCACCAGCTTGACGCCGATGAAGCCGAGGATGATCGACAGACCGTACGAGAGGTGGACCAGCTTCTTGAGCAGGCCGCCGATGAGGAAGTAGAGCTGCCTGAGGCCCATGAGGGCGAAGGCGTTGGCGGTGAAGACGATGTACGGGTCCTGCGTCAGACCGAAGATCGCCGGGATCGAGTCGAGCGCGAAGAGCACGTCGGTGGTGCCGATCGCCAGCATCACGACCAGCATCGGCGTCATGACGCGCTTGCCGTTCTGCTGGATCCACAGCTTGGTGCCGTGGTAGCGGTCGGCCACACCGAACCTGCGCTCGACAGCCTTGAGCAGCCTGTTCTCCTCGTACTCCTCGTCCTCGTCCTTGGATCGGGCGTCCTGGATCAGCTTCCAGGCGGTCCAGATGAGGAAGGCACCGAAGAGGTAGAACACCCAGGAGAAGCTGGCGATGATCGCGGCTCCCGCGGCGATGAAGACGGCCCGCAGGACCAGGGCTATCAGGACACCGACGAGCAACACCCGCTGCTGATAGCGCGAGGGGACCACGAACTTCGCCATGATCAGGACGAAGACGAAGAGGTTGTCGACGCTCAGCGACTTCTCGGTGATGAAGCCGGCGAAGAACTCCCCGGCTGGCTGACCGCCCCCGAAGAAGAACAGTCCCAAGCCGAAGAGTCCGGCCAGGGCGATCCAGACGGCCGTCCAGATGCCCGCTTCCTTGATGGACACGTCATGGGGCTTGCGGCCGATCACGAAGTCCGCCGCGATGAGAGCGGCGAGACCCGCGATGGTCAGGACCCACAGGGTCAGGGAAACATCCACTGCGCCTCCGGTTGTGAACGGCAAAAATCATCGTCGTTGTCACCGGAGGTCTCTTCCACCCGGGGCGGGCCGGCGCCCCGGGACCTTCTGGATCCGTACTGACGGGAACGCCGCAGCAGATAGGGAGTACTCCCCTCCGTACGGAAGACACTACCCAATTGCCAAAGATTAGTAAAGTGTTCAGTAAAAGAAAGACCAAGTTCGCTGGTCAGTTGCACTTTACTTACATTTGATCAAAGCTTCGCCGACCTGGGCGGGACGCGTGGCACCTGCCCCCTCCTCTACAGGAGCGGCAGGATCGTCGGCATCAGGTCCTGGAAGGTACGGCCGTTGGCGGGGGCACCCAGAGCGGTCATCTTCCAGCCGCCGCCGGCCCGGTGCACCTTCGCCATGATCTGAGCGGTGTAGGCGCCGCCGCCCGCCAGGGTGTAACGGGCGAGCTCCTGTCCGTTGGTCTCGTCGACCAGGCGGCAGAACGCGTCCTGCACCTCCTGGAAGGTCTGGCCCGTGAAGGAGTTCACGGTGAAGACGATCTGGTCGATGGTGGCGGGAACGCTCTGGAGGTTGACAAGGATGGCCTCATCGTCGCCCCGGCCCACGCCGCCCACGAGGTTGTCACCGGTGTGACGCACGGAGCCGTCGTCGCTGACCAGGTGCCGGAAGAACACGACGTCGACGGGCTCCTTGTCGGCGAACAGCACGGCGGAGGCGTCCAGGTCGATCTCCCGCGTCCGCGAACCGAACAGGCCGCGGCGGGGTGCCGCCTGCCACCCGAGCCCCATCCGGACCGCCGTCAGGGTGCCCCCGTCCTGCTTCTCCAGGCTGATGGCCTGACCCTTGGTCATGTTGACGGTCACGGCGACTTCCCCTTTCGCATGTCCCCTGTCGCCGCGGAGCCCGCGGCTCATCAGGAAACCCTACGCAGGGGCACCGACGGAGCCGAGCCCCGGCCCGTGCTTTGTGTCGGTGTTGCAACACTTCGCGCACCGACTGGGTCCGGCACCGGATGCGGAGGTCAGGCCAGCCCCGCCTCCCTCATCTGGCGCAGCTCCTTCTTCATCTCGGAGACCTCGTCGCGCAGCCGGGCGGCGATCTCGAACTGGAGGTCCGCCGCGGCGGCGCGCATGCGCTCCGTCATCTCCTCGATCTGCTCCGCGAGTTCGGCTGCGGGCCGGTCGGTCGGCACCGCGTCCTTCGCCTTGGCCCTGCCCTTGGCGGGCTTGGCGGCCTTCGTGCCCTTGGCCGCCTTCTCGGAGAGGGCCGGAACGGGGGCCTTGGCGCCCCGGCCGTCCTTCGTCTTGCGGTAGCCGGAACCGAGCAGCTGCTCGGTGTCGACCTCCTCGCGAGCGATCCGCGCGACGATGTCATTGATCTTCTTGCGGAGCGGCTGCGGGTCGATGCCGTTGGCCTTGTTGTAGGCGACCTGCTTCTCGCGTCGGCGGTTGGTCTCGTCGATGGCCTTCTCCATCGCCGGCGTGATCTTGTCGGCGTACATATGGACCTGACCGGAGACGTTGCGCGCCGCGCGGCCGATGGTCTGGATCAGCGACGTGCCGGAGCGCAGGAAGCCCTCCTTGTCGGCGTCGAGGATCGCCACCAGGGACACCTCGGGCAGGTCGAGGCCCTCGCGGAGGAGGTTGATGCCGACCAGGACATCGAACTCGCCGGCGCGCAGCTCGCGCAGCAGCTCGACGCGGCGCAGGGTGTCGACGTCGCTGTGCAGATAGCGCACCTGGATGCCGAGCTCCACGAAGTAGTCCGTGAGGTCCTCGGCCATCTTCTTGGTGAGCGTGGTGACCAGGACCCGCTCGTCCTTCTCGGTGCGCTGGCGGATCTCGTGCACCAGGTCGTCGATCTGCCCCTCGGTGGGCTTGACGACGACCTCCGGGTCGACGAGGCCGGTGGGGCGGATGATCTGCTCGACGACGCCATCGCCGCGCGAGAGCTCGTACTTGCCCGGGGTCGCCGACAGGTAGACGGTCTGGCCGGTCCGCTCCTGGAACTCCTCCCACTTCAGGGGGCGGTTGTCCAGGGCCGAGGGAAGGCGGAAGCCGTGGTCGACGAGGGTGCGCTTGCGGGAGGCGTCGCCCTCGTACATGGCGCCGATCTGCGGCACGGTGACATGCGACTCGTCGATGACGAGCAGGAAGTCGTCCGGGAAGTAGTCGAGCAGGGTGTTGGGCGCGGAGCCGGGCGAGCGGCCGTCGAAGTGCATCGAGTAGTTCTCGACGCCGGAACAGCTGCCGATCTGGCGCAGCATCTCGATGTCGTACGTCGTACGCATCCGCAGACGCTGGGCCTCCAGGAGCTTGCCCTGCTTCTCCAGCTCGGTCAGGCGCTCGACCAGCTCCTTCTCGATGTCGTTGATGGCCCGCTCCAAGCGCTCGGGTCCGGCGACATAGTGGGAGGCCGGGAAGACATACAGCTGCTGATCGTCGCTGATGATCTCACCCGTGAGCGGGTGGAGGGTGGACAACGCCTCGATCTCGTCGCCGAACATCTCGATGCGGACGGCGAGCTCCTCGTACACCGGGAAGATCTCGATGGTGTCGCCGCGGACGCGGAAGGTGCCGCGCGTGAACGCCATGTCGTTGCGCGTGTACTGGATGTCCACGAAACGGCGCAGCAGCTCGTCGCGGTCGATCTCGTCGCCCACCTTCAGGGGCACCATGCGGTCCACGTACTCCTGCGGAGTACCGAGGCCGTAGATGCAGGAGACCGAGGCGACCACGACGACGTCGCGGCGGGTGAGCAGCGAGTTGGTTGCCGAGTGGCGCAAGCGCTCGACCTCCTCGTTGATCGAGGAGTCCTTCTCGATATAGGTGTCCGACTGCGGGACGTACGCCTCGGGCTGGTAGTAGTCGTAGTACGAGACGAAGTATTCGACCGCGTTGTTCGGGAGGAGCTCACGGAACTCGTTGGCCAGCTGGGCGGCGAGCGTCTTGTTCGGCGCCATCACGAGGGTGGGGCGCTGGAGCTTCTCGATCATCCACGCCGTGGTGGCGGACTTGCCGGTGCCGGTCGCGCCCAGCAGGACGACGTCCTTCTCACCGGCCTCGATGCGCCGGGCCAGCTCGGCGATGGCCGCCGGCTGGTCACCGCTGGGCTGGTACGGGCTGACGACCTCGAAGGGCGCCACCGTGCGTTCGATCTGGGAAACGGGCCGCATGGGATCCACCGTACGACCCCGCACTGACAACGGGTCCGGATCACCAGTTCTGCGGGGTGCGGGAGCTGCGGTACTCCCGCTGCCTGGCCAGCTGCCCGGCGCGGAGGTACATGCTCCGGCTCCGGTGCGGGGCGACGGCACCGGCCGGGACCCCGGGCTTGCGTTCGACACGGCTCCAGTCGGGCTTGCCCATGACCATCAGCGGGTCGAACATCACGACGACGCCTGCGAGCAGGAGGAAGGCGAAGGGGCCGATCAGCATGGGCGCGAGCAACGCGGCGGGCGAGTCGCCGACGGTGGACGACGTGGCGGCGTGCAGAGCGTGAAGATCGCGCAGTTGGACACTGAGGGCGGCCATGCCGGTGTAGTGCATGCCACTGACGGCCAGCCCCATGACGAGGCTCGCCCCCACGCTCCCCAGGACCCCGCGGACATGCCCGGCGGCCCACAGGGCGGCGGTGGCGGCCACGACCCCTATCAGGACCGACACGGCGACGGTGAACGTGTTGTAGACGAACTTGCCGTCGACGTGCACGCCCGCCATGCCGAGGTAATGCATGGACGCGATGCCCAGCCCGGTGATCGTTCCACCGGTGAAGAGCGCCGCCCCTTTGGCACCGCGATAACCGACGATGAAGATCCCGATGCTGACCATGACGATGGCGAGCCCGAGGCTCGCGTACATGATCGGCCTGTCGTAGTGGATCGGGGTCCCGGTGACGGTGAACCCCATCATGCCGACGAAATGCATGGTCCATATCCCGGAGCCGATCGCGGCCGAGCCCAGGGCGAGCCAGAGGGGGCGCCAGGCCTGCGTCACCAGCATCGATCTCGCGGTGCAGCGCAGGCCGAGGGCCCCGCCCAGGCAGGCCATCAGATAGGCCACCAGCGGGGTCACGACTCCATAGCTGAATCCGTCGACCGTGCCTTGCATGCGCGGCTGCCCTTCACCCTCTTGCGTCCCCGAATTACTGACACGCGGCCCCGCCCCGGAACCGCTCGGGCGGTCAGGGTTGACGCTGAGAGTATGACCCGCACCGGAATGGTCGAACGATTTTCCGGCAAAGAAACACGCACCTGCCCCAGTTGTGAGGCACCGGTGAGCGGTCTTGGGCAACTCCATGCCATCTGTGCCCCTCCTGCACCCTGTCTCGTTGCCCCTCTGCTGTCACTGTGGTTCTGTCCATATTCGTCAGCATTCGCTCGATGCGAGGAGCACGTATGTACGCGCGCGCAATTGCCGCCACGACCACCGCGCTTCTGGGGACGGCCACCCTGCTGACCCCAACCTCCGACGCGCGGGTCGGCGACGTCCGCGCGCGTCCCGCCGTCGTCGCCCACCGGGGCGCGTCCGCTTACGCCCCGGAGAACACCCTGCCCGCCGTCGACACGGCCGCCCGCCTGGGCTTCTCCTGGGTCGAGAACGACGTGCAGCGCACCAAGGACGGGGAGCTCGTCGTCATCCACGACGACAACCTCAAGCGCACCACGAACGCCGAGGAGGTCTTTCCCGGCCGGGCGCCCTGGAAGGTGAAGGACTTCACCGCCGCCGAGATCGCGCGTCTGGACGCGGGGAGCTGGTTCGGTCCCGCGTACGCGGGCACACGCGTGCCGACCCTGAAGCAGTACCTGCGCCGGCTCGACCTCAACCACGAGAAGTTGCTCCTCGAACTCAAGAACCCGGAGCTGTATCCGGGCATCGAGCAGCAGACCCTCAAGCTCCTGGGCAACGAGGGCTGGCTGGGCGGGCGATACTCCGGACGGCTGATCGTGCAGAGCTTCGACGCGGGCAGTCTGCGCACCGTGCACGATCTGAAGCCGGCCCTCACGACCGGCTTCCTCGGCACACCGGCCAAGGCCGAGCTGCCCGGCTACGCCCGCTTCGCCGACCTGGTCAACCCGTCGCACAGAAAGCTCACCAAGGGCTACGTCACCGCCGCGCACGCGCTCACGGGGCCGCACGGCAGACACCTGAGGGTGTTCACCTGGACCGTGAACGACGCGGACACCGCGCGGAGCGTGGCCCGGTACGACGTCGACGGCATCATCTCGAACAAGCCCGACCTGGTGCGGGCGGCACTGAACGGGCGCTGACCCCCGCGCGGGCAGCCGATCGCCGGGTCCGTTCCGGGCCGTTGGCGCTGTCCCCGGGCCGGGGTTCGCGGGGCGCTGTCAGTGGCGGGTCGTACCGTGGGCGCATGGACAGCCATGGAGAGTACGAGCAGCAGGTCGTGTGGGCCGTCATGGACACCGGCATCGGTCCGCTGCTGCTGGCGGCAACCCGGGACGGCCTGGTCAGCGTCGCGTTCCACGCCGACGACGCGGTACGCGACGAGGCGCTCGCGCAGTTGGCGGCCCGGCTGGGCGCCGAGCCCGTCGAGGCGCCCGGCTCTCCGCTGCTGGCCGAGGCGATACGGCAGGTCGAGGAGTACTTCGCGGGCCGGCGGAAGGACTTCTCGGTGCCGCTGGACTGGACGCTGATCTCCGGCTTCAACCGGCAGGTGCTGCGCGAGCTGGCGACCGGCGTCCCTTACGGCGCGGTCGTCGGGTACGGGGAACTGGCGAAGCGGGTCGGCCAGCCCGGCGCGGCGCAGGCGGTGGGTGCCGCGATGGGCGCCAACCCGCTGCCGGTCGTCGTGCCCTGTCACCGGGTCGTGGAGAGCGACGGCGGGATCGGCGGCTTCGCCGGCGGTCTGGAGACCAAGCGGAGGCTGCTCGCACTGGAGGGCGTGCTGCCCGAGCCCCTGTTCTGACCTGGCCCGACCGCTACGCGTCGTGCCGGGCCGCGAAGGCGCAGCCCCGGGCGCCGTACGAGACCATGATCGAGGTCGGACACGGGCACGTCGAGCGCAGGCGTTTATCCGGGCCGTCGTCACGCCAGAGATGAGGGAGGACCGACTGACGGGAGGCGGACACGTGGGGCTGGTGGTGTCGGAGGAGGTCCGGGAGGCGATCGACGCAGGCCGTCCCGTGGTGGCCCTGGAGTCCACGATCATCGCGCACGGGCTGCCACGCCCGCGCAATCTGCGGGTGGCGCGCGAGCTGGAGGACGCGGTACAGCAGGAGGGTGCCGTACCCGCGACGATCGCGGTGCTGGACGGACGCCCCCACGTCGGCCTGGACAAGGAGCAGTTGGAGCGGGTCGCGAACGAGGAGGGGATCCGCAAGCTCGGCCAGCGGGATCTGCCGCTCGCCATGGCCGCGGGGGCGAGCGGGGCGACCACGGTGTCGGGGACGGCACTGCTGGCGGCTCTGGCGGGTATCCGGGTGTTCGCGACGGGCGGCCTCGGCGGCGTGCACCGGCAGTGGACGGTGACGCAGGACGAGTCCGCTGACCTGGGGCTGCTGGCGCGTACGCGGATCACGGTGGTGTGCGCGGGCGTGAAGTCGATCCTGGACGTCCCGGCGACGCTGCAACGTCTGGAGACGCTGGGTGTGGCCGTCGCCGGATACCGCACGGACCGCTTCCCCGGCTTCTACCTGTCCGACTCCGGGCACCCCGTGGACTGGACCCTGGAGAGCCCGGAGCAGGTGGCGGCGGTCATGCGGGCGCAGGACACGCTCCGCAGGCCGGAGTCGGCGCTGATCGTCGCCAACCCTGTCCCCGAAGCTCAGCAGCTCGACCCCGCGCTCCACGCGCGCGTGCTGACCGAGGCGCTGCACGCGTGCGAGGAGCAGGGTGTCACCGGTCAGGCGGTCACCCCGTTCCTCCTCGACTACCTGGTCCGGCACACGGACGGGGCTTCCCTGGAAGCCAACCTGGCGGCGGTGCGCGGCAATGTGCGGCTGGCCGCGCGGATCGCGGCGGCGTGGGCTCGAGGGTGAGGGCGGAAGGAGGTGCGAGCCGCGGCGGTCTCCTGGTCGTGGGGGATGTCATCACCGACGTCGTGGCCCGGCACCGGGGCCCGCTCTCGGCCGGAACCGACACGGCGGCCTCGATCCTGGCGCTGCCCGGGGGCGCGGGCGCCAACGTGGCCTGCTGGGCGGCCCACTCGGGCTGTGCGGACGTACGCCTGTTGGGGCGATTGGGCGCGGACGCGGCGGCGTGGCACGAGCGGGAGCTGATCGCGGCCGGGGTGCGGCCGCAGCTCGTGGTCGACCCCACGGCCACGACGGGGACGGTGATCTGTCTGGTCGACACGGCGGCCGCCGCCGAGCGCACCTTCCTCACGGACAGCGGCGCTTCACTGCGGCTCGATCCCGCCGACTGGTCGGATGCGCTGCTCGACGGGGTCGCCCGGCTCCACCTGTCCGGCTATCTGCTGTTCTCGAAACCGAGCCGGGCCGTTGCCGCGGCAGCGCTCGGGGCGGCCCGCGCGCGTGGTGTGCCGGTGAGTCTGGATCCGGCCTCGGCGGGCTTCCTGCGCGAGCTGGGCGTGGACCGCTTTTTGGCGCTCGTCGACGGTCTGGACGTACTGCTGCCCAGTCTCGACGAGGCGTGCCTGCTGACCGGGCTGCCCGATCCGGTGGACGCGGCGGCCAAGCTGAGCCGTCACGTCCCGCTGGTGGTGGCCAAGTTGGGCGCCGACGGCGCTCTGGTCGCACGGTCGGGCGCCGTGATCGCCCGCGTTCCCGCCGCACCGGCCGCGCCCCGTGACACCACGGGTGCCGGTGACGCCTTCACCGGCGCGTTCCTCGCCGCGCTGATGGCGGGCGCGAGTGCCGAGGAGGCGGCGTCATCGGGTTGCCGGGCGGGAGCGCTGGCGGTGGGGAGGACGGGCGGGCGCCCACCCGCCCGCAGGCCCGCCTCTCCGCCGCCCCTGCCATGAGCCGGGGGACGGCAAGCTACGGCGCGAAGCCGGCCCGGACTAGGCCTTGCGACCCCACGCCGAGATCATCGGCGCCGTGGCCAGGTCCATGCTGCCGGAAGCGACGTTGGCCAGGTGCTCCTCGATGTCCTGGTCGGTGGCCAGGCCCGCGGTGACGAGCTGATCGCGGATCTGCCGCACGGTGGCGGTCTCCAGGGCGGCGCAGGCCGGCGAGGTCACCGGGAAGTACGCGTCGGCCTCCACGCGGCGCAGTCCGGCCTCGCGCAGCAGGCGCGGCAGCCTGCGGCCGTAGGACAGGTCGGCTCCGCGGTCGGCGAGCAGCTCGCGGAAGCCGTTCCGCAGCCGGTTCGCGAGCTGCTGCTGGGGACCGCTCTCATCGGGGCAGATCAGGGGCTGAAGAGCAGGGTCGGCGTCCTCGATCAGCAGCCGTCCGCCCGGCCGCAGGGCCTTGATCATCGACGCCAACGCCCTTTCCCTGTCCGGTACATGGACAAGGACGAGCCGGGCGTGCACCAGGTCGAAGCCCTCCGCGGGCGGTTCGTCGGTGCCCACGTCGTGGACGCGCACCTGGACCGGCGGGCGGGCGGCCGCGGCGAGAATCGAGGTGTCGATGTCGGTCGCGACCACCTTTCCGGTGGGCCCGACCTTCTTGGCCAGCCAGGACACGACCGAGGTGCCGCCGGCGCCGACCTCCCAGCAGCGCCAGCCGGGGCCGACGCCGAGCTGTTCGAGGTGCCGGAACGTGGTCGGGTCGAAGAGGGTGGCGAAGGCATCGAAGCGTTGCCGCGCCTCGGCCTGCCGGTTGTCGAGGAGATAGCCGTCGGTTCGCGTCATGCCGCGATCATCCCAGTTGCCTCGCATGTCCGGGACGGCCGACGCTCCGAGGCGCCGGGCCTGACCGTCCGCGGCTGTGAAAGGGTGGACCACCAGCGGAAACGAGTCGCGATCAAAGCCGGGGAACGGGCCTGTTCCACAGCCGGCGCTGAGCCTTGTCCACAGCCGGGAACAAAGCGGAATTCCCTGTTCCCACAGGCTTTCCCACGATGTACTCGGGACTGGCAGACTTTTCCGCCAAGGCGCGACCACACGGCGCGAGGAGATCCACGCAAGGAGATCCAGATGTCCATGGCAGGAAACCTGCGGAAGGTCCGAGGGCTGGGCCGGGTCGGCGGTCTGCGCAGGGTGGCGCGGCTGGCCAGGCGGCAGCCGCGGGTCGACCTGAGTCATCCCGCGCGGTCACCGCTGGGATCCTCCGTGGTCAACTGCGTGACCTACCGGGGCGGTGCCCGGGTCGCCGGGAGCGATGATCTGGTGGACGCCGTGCGGCGGGTGCGCGAGAGCGGCGACGGGTTCGTGTGGCTGGGACTGCACGAACCGACGGACCGTGAGTTCGCTGGCATCGCCGAGCTGTTCGACCTGCATCCGCTCGCGGTCGAAGACGCGGTCGAGGCGCATCAGCGCCCCAAGATGGAGCGGTACGGCGAC includes the following:
- a CDS encoding pseudouridine-5'-phosphate glycosidase, giving the protein MGLVVSEEVREAIDAGRPVVALESTIIAHGLPRPRNLRVARELEDAVQQEGAVPATIAVLDGRPHVGLDKEQLERVANEEGIRKLGQRDLPLAMAAGASGATTVSGTALLAALAGIRVFATGGLGGVHRQWTVTQDESADLGLLARTRITVVCAGVKSILDVPATLQRLETLGVAVAGYRTDRFPGFYLSDSGHPVDWTLESPEQVAAVMRAQDTLRRPESALIVANPVPEAQQLDPALHARVLTEALHACEEQGVTGQAVTPFLLDYLVRHTDGASLEANLAAVRGNVRLAARIAAAWARG
- a CDS encoding TerD family protein; protein product: MTVNMTKGQAISLEKQDGGTLTAVRMGLGWQAAPRRGLFGSRTREIDLDASAVLFADKEPVDVVFFRHLVSDDGSVRHTGDNLVGGVGRGDDEAILVNLQSVPATIDQIVFTVNSFTGQTFQEVQDAFCRLVDETNGQELARYTLAGGGAYTAQIMAKVHRAGGGWKMTALGAPANGRTFQDLMPTILPLL
- a CDS encoding glycerophosphodiester phosphodiesterase family protein, coding for MYARAIAATTTALLGTATLLTPTSDARVGDVRARPAVVAHRGASAYAPENTLPAVDTAARLGFSWVENDVQRTKDGELVVIHDDNLKRTTNAEEVFPGRAPWKVKDFTAAEIARLDAGSWFGPAYAGTRVPTLKQYLRRLDLNHEKLLLELKNPELYPGIEQQTLKLLGNEGWLGGRYSGRLIVQSFDAGSLRTVHDLKPALTTGFLGTPAKAELPGYARFADLVNPSHRKLTKGYVTAAHALTGPHGRHLRVFTWTVNDADTARSVARYDVDGIISNKPDLVRAALNGR
- a CDS encoding MHYT domain-containing protein; this translates as MQGTVDGFSYGVVTPLVAYLMACLGGALGLRCTARSMLVTQAWRPLWLALGSAAIGSGIWTMHFVGMMGFTVTGTPIHYDRPIMYASLGLAIVMVSIGIFIVGYRGAKGAALFTGGTITGLGIASMHYLGMAGVHVDGKFVYNTFTVAVSVLIGVVAATAALWAAGHVRGVLGSVGASLVMGLAVSGMHYTGMAALSVQLRDLHALHAATSSTVGDSPAALLAPMLIGPFAFLLLAGVVVMFDPLMVMGKPDWSRVERKPGVPAGAVAPHRSRSMYLRAGQLARQREYRSSRTPQNW
- the uvrB gene encoding excinuclease ABC subunit UvrB, with the translated sequence MRPVSQIERTVAPFEVVSPYQPSGDQPAAIAELARRIEAGEKDVVLLGATGTGKSATTAWMIEKLQRPTLVMAPNKTLAAQLANEFRELLPNNAVEYFVSYYDYYQPEAYVPQSDTYIEKDSSINEEVERLRHSATNSLLTRRDVVVVASVSCIYGLGTPQEYVDRMVPLKVGDEIDRDELLRRFVDIQYTRNDMAFTRGTFRVRGDTIEIFPVYEELAVRIEMFGDEIEALSTLHPLTGEIISDDQQLYVFPASHYVAGPERLERAINDIEKELVERLTELEKQGKLLEAQRLRMRTTYDIEMLRQIGSCSGVENYSMHFDGRSPGSAPNTLLDYFPDDFLLVIDESHVTVPQIGAMYEGDASRKRTLVDHGFRLPSALDNRPLKWEEFQERTGQTVYLSATPGKYELSRGDGVVEQIIRPTGLVDPEVVVKPTEGQIDDLVHEIRQRTEKDERVLVTTLTKKMAEDLTDYFVELGIQVRYLHSDVDTLRRVELLRELRAGEFDVLVGINLLREGLDLPEVSLVAILDADKEGFLRSGTSLIQTIGRAARNVSGQVHMYADKITPAMEKAIDETNRRREKQVAYNKANGIDPQPLRKKINDIVARIAREEVDTEQLLGSGYRKTKDGRGAKAPVPALSEKAAKGTKAAKPAKGRAKAKDAVPTDRPAAELAEQIEEMTERMRAAAADLQFEIAARLRDEVSEMKKELRQMREAGLA
- a CDS encoding calcium:proton antiporter; protein product: MSTRLRSLAVQWTVIVPLLAVVLLGLTWGRDLPSPLVALVTAVLAGSVLAAVHHAEVVAHRVGEPYGSLVLAIAVTIIEVALIVTLMADGGPKSATLARDTVFAAVMITCNGVVGLSLLVASLRHGTAVFNPEGTGAALATVATLSTLSLVLPTFTTSAPGPEFSGVQLTFAAVTSLILYGLFVTTQTVRHRDYFLPVTRRGEVITADDHAAKPSARTAWISLGLLGLALVGVVGLAKGVSPAIEAGVQAAGLHHAVVGVIIALLVLLPETIAALRSARRDHVQTSLNLALGSAMASIGLTIPAVALATLWLPGPLVLGLGSTHMLLLALTVVVSSLTVAPGRATLLQGGVHLVLFAAYLELAINP
- a CDS encoding TerC family protein, producing the protein MDVSLTLWVLTIAGLAALIAADFVIGRKPHDVSIKEAGIWTAVWIALAGLFGLGLFFFGGGQPAGEFFAGFITEKSLSVDNLFVFVLIMAKFVVPSRYQQRVLLVGVLIALVLRAVFIAAGAAIIASFSWVFYLFGAFLIWTAWKLIQDARSKDEDEEYEENRLLKAVERRFGVADRYHGTKLWIQQNGKRVMTPMLVVMLAIGTTDVLFALDSIPAIFGLTQDPYIVFTANAFALMGLRQLYFLIGGLLKKLVHLSYGLSIILGFIGVKLVLHALHESGVHVPEISIPVSLGVICAVLIVTTITSLVASRRQAAAEAVHARSGGTQKDSVDAS
- a CDS encoding methylated-DNA--[protein]-cysteine S-methyltransferase, with product MDSHGEYEQQVVWAVMDTGIGPLLLAATRDGLVSVAFHADDAVRDEALAQLAARLGAEPVEAPGSPLLAEAIRQVEEYFAGRRKDFSVPLDWTLISGFNRQVLRELATGVPYGAVVGYGELAKRVGQPGAAQAVGAAMGANPLPVVVPCHRVVESDGGIGGFAGGLETKRRLLALEGVLPEPLF